Below is a genomic region from Mycobacteriales bacterium.
GCCGAGCTCGCCGCCCGGTTGGGGGTGAGCATCACCCCGGTCCGGGAGGCGATCGCCCAGCTGGCCGCGGAGGGGCTGATCGACATCGCCCCGAACCGGACCCGCCACGTGACCGGCGTCAGCGGGAAGAACGCGCTCGAGCTGATCGACGTGATGATGGTGCTCGCCTGCGCCGGCTTCGAGTGGGGCGTGGAGAACGTCACCGAGACCCACCTCACCCTCATGCGGCAGCGACTCGAGGAGTTCCGGGAGGGGCTGCGGTCGGACAACGTCGTCGCCGCCTCGGCCGCGGGAGCCGACTTCAGCACGATCGTGATCCTGGCAGCGGGCAACCGCGAGCTGCAGACCCACATCGACCTGGTCGTGGCCCGGACGCTACGGGTGCTCGCCCTGGCGGCCGACAGCGAGCTCTGGAACGTGTGGCTGGTCGGTTACGAGGAGACGCTCGAGCGCCTGGAGCACGATGACAAGGCGGCGGCCATCGCGCGCTACCGGCAGATCTACCATGACTACCGCGCGTTGGTGGAGCAGCTGCTCTTCCACAACGAGGAGGCGGAATAGCCGGCCACGTCCTGCTACTACAGGACGGCGGCGATGGCCTCCGCAACGAATCGACCCAGCGGCGGGGGGACGGAGTTCCCTAACTGTGCCTGCACCGAGGTTCGTGATCCGACGAAGGTGAAGTCATCGGGGAATCCGAACAGTCGACGAAGCTCCGGCACGCGTAGCCGTCGGTTTTCCCAATGGAATGGACCTACGTACGGACCAGGCTGCGCCTGGATCGTCGGCGATGGCCGTTGCGGGTCCAACTTCAGCAGGAACGACCAGTACCTACTCCGCCACTCGAACTGCGGCTGCAGGTGCCCGCGCTTCTCGGTGTAGTGCAGGTAGTTCCCGCCGGGCGGGATGTCCGCAAGCAAGTGCCCGTACCGGCCGGTCACCGCCTCTTCGGGCTCTGCGGGTGCATCGAGATCTGCCAGTGCCTCCCCCGTCGAGACATGCGGATTCGTGGCATGACCGATGCGGCGCCGCTCCCAGCGCCCGCCATGCGTCGGCGTGGGCAGCTCCGGAAGCGGCCTCCCCTTCGGAACGCCGACCAGCACCAGGCGCGGGCGGGCCTGGGGCACACCGAAATCGGCCGCATTGAGGACCGACCAGGTGCTCCGGTAGCCCGCCTCGTCGACCTCGCGGAGCAGCCGTTGGAAAGCCGGTCCGCTCTGTCGGTTGTTGTACGTCAGCGCGTACACGTTCTCGAGAAGAAAAGCTTCGGGCCGCGCCTCGGCCAGCACGCGCGTGTACGCCTGCAGCAGGCTGGCCTTCGGGTCCAGCCCTGCCCGCTTCCAGTCGAGCCAGAATCCCGATTTCGAGAAGGGCGTGCACGGAGGCCCGCCGATCAAGAGCCGAGGGCGTTCGCGACCTCCAAACCCCGCCCGCCGAAGAAGATCCCTTGTGCTGACACACATGATGTCGTCGCGGACGACGCTGGCCAGGTGGGGGAAGTTCTTCTCCATCGTATCGGCGGCGTCGGCGTTGATCTCCAACGCCGCAGCAACAGAGAAACCCGCCTGCTCCACGCCCAGATCGAGCCCGCCCGCGCCGGAGAACAAGGAGAGGGTGTCGCCGTCAACCATACCGTCACCCTGCCACGGCGCCCGGACATTTTCCGGGAGGCACGTCGGCGCTAGTGGACCTCGCTGATCGTGCGGGACCAGTGCCGGTTGATGCGTTGCACCGGTGCGATGCGGTCGGTGTGAGCGGTGTCCTGGAGTAGGCTGCTCGATCGCCGGAACCGAAACTCCCAGAGTCCGGTGCTGGCGAAGAGGCAGGCGGCAAGGACGTCGAACTGGCCAGGTCGGTACAGCCGTCCGGCCGGGTCGCCCTTCTGGGCGCGAGTCTTCTGGACCTCCACCTTGGCGTCGCCCACAGCATCCACCGGGCCATCGGCGCGCGCGTACACGTGCGGACTCGCGTTCTTGCACTCGACCGCGAGCCGTCGGCCGTCGCGGAGGACCACCTCGAAGTCAGGTGGGCCGTCTCGGTCCACCTGATCCACGGAGAGCACCTGGGGATCCCCTTGCAGATGGTGCTGCAGGTGGTGCTCTGCAACACCGCCGCGAACCGCAACCTTCAGCCGCCCCCGATCGGAGATGATGTCGAGGAGCGCGACGTGATCGAGTCCAAACTCCTCTTCCAGAGTGTGGCGCGTTCCCCGGCGACGGTGGGGACGGCTCTTCACCGCCTCTGCTGCGCGGTAGCGCAGCGGTGGGTCCAGGGCGAGCGTGGAGGCCTCTCGCTCAAGCTTTACGTAGTCGATGAGCCGCTCCGGGAGGAAGCCGACGACCGTTTCGAGCTGGTTCCGGGCTCGTGGCCGGGACCGACGCGTCCCGCCCCGGTTGACACGCTCCCACACAGACCAGCCGTCTGCTCGCACCTCGTCCACCTGATGTTGCTTGAACTCGACGCTGATGCCCATCGGTAAGGGGTTGTAGAGCGCCGGGTCCAACCCGATAAAGATGCCGGCCGCAAGATGAAGCCCGAGCACCAGCGTCACATCCACGCGTGCGACGTCGGTGCCGAGTGGATGCTCGCCCGTCCACGACCTCTCGCCGCCGTACCGGACCTGCAGTCGGTGCTCGTCCACCGGTCGACCCTTGATCGGCGGTGGGTTGCACCTGAACGGATAGATCAGCAGGCCCAGCCGCTCCTCCTCAGCAACCTCCAGGCCCATGTAGAGCGGAGCCATGGCAGAAGCACTCACGAAGAGCAGACGGGCGCCGCTCTCCGCGACCGCGTCCAGCAGGAAATCCACAAGGTCGTCGCGCGCTTGCACCCGGTAGGCACGGGCATACGACCTACCGGCGATGCTCGCGCCGTGGTCTGAGCGGTGGCTCACTCCCACTCGATCGTCCCCGGCGGCTTGCTCGTCACGTCGAGCACCACCCGGTTGACCTCGCGCACCTCGTTGGTGATGCGCGTCGAGATGGTCGCCAGCACGTCGTACGGGATGCGCGACCAGTCCGCGGTCATCGCGTCCTCGCTGCTGACCGGACGCAGGACGACGGGGTGGCCGTACGTCCTCCCGTCGCCCTGGACGCCGACGGAGCGGACGTCGGCGAGCAGCACCACCGGGCACTGCCAGACGTCGCGGTCGAGCCCGGCGGCGGTCAGCTCCTCCCGAGCGATGGCATCGGCCTGACGCAGCAGGTCCAGCCGCTCCTGGGTCACCTCGCCGATGATGCGGATCCCGAGCCCGGGGCCCGGGAACGGCTGGCGCCACACGATCGCCTCGGGCAGGCCGAGTTCGATGCCGACCTTGCGGACCTCGTCCTTGAACAGCGTGCGCAGCGGCTCGACCAGCGAGAACTGCAGGTCCTCCGGGAGACCGCCGACGTTGTGGTGGCTCTTGATGTTGGCTGCACCGCTGGCGTCTCCCGAGATGGCACCGCCGGACTCCACGACGTCGGGGTAGAGGGTGCCCTGCACGAGGAACTCCACCGGCTCATCGGCGCTGATCTCGCGCGCCGCGGCCTCGAACGCGCGGATGAACTCGCGGCCGATCGTCTTGCGCTTGGTCTCCGGGTCGGTGACGCCGGCGAGCGCCTCGAGGAAGGTCTTGCTCGCCTCGACGACGTGCAGGTCCACACCGGTCGCGGCGACGAAGTCCTGCTCGACCTGCTCGGCCTCGCCCTTGCGCAGCAGCCCGTGGTCGACGAACACGCACGTCAGCTGGTCCCCGACCGCGCGCTGCACGAGCGCCGCCGCCACCGCGCTGTCCACCCCGCCGGACAGCCCGCAGACGACGCGCTTGTCGCCGACCTGCTCCCGGATCCGCTCCACCTGGTCCTCGACGATGTTCACCATCGTCCAGGTCGGCCGGCAGCCGGCGCCTTCGAGCAGGAAGCGCTTCAGCACCTCCTGGCCGTGCTCGCTGTGCAGCACCTCGGGGTGGAACTGCACGCCGTACAGCCCGCGCGCGACGTCCTCGAACGCGGCCACCGGCGTCTGCGGCGTCGAGGCGGTGACGCGGAAGCCCTCCGGCGCCTGCGCGACCGCATCGTTGTGCGACATCCACACCGCCTGGTCGCCGGGCAGCCCGCTGAACAGCACCCCCGGATCGACGACCGCGAGCGCCGTACGCCCGAACTCCGCGGTGCCGGTCTGCGCGACGGTGCCGCCGAGGGAGGCGGCCATCGCCTGGAAGCCGTAGCAGATGCCGAAGGTCGGGACGCCGGTGTCGAAGAAGCCGGCGGACAGCTGCGGCGCTCCCTCGGCATAGACCGAGCTCGGCCCGCCGGACAGGATCACGGCCTTGGGCGCGCGGGCGCGAATCTCGTCCGCGGTGATCGTGTGCGGGACGACCTCGGAGTAGACGTGGCACTCGCGCACGCGCCGGGCGATCAGCTGCGCGTACTGCGCCCCGAAGTCGACGACCAGGACAGTGTCGGCATCAGCTGCCGGGGGCGGGTTCACCTTCGACAGGCTACCGGGGGAGGAACCGCCCGCCGTACGGCGAACAGGGCAGGGCCCTCACCTCTGCATTGGAGACCCATGCGCCTGACGCGCCGCGCGACCCTGCTGTCCGTCGCCGCCCTGCTCGCCTCACCCGCCCTCGTCCACGCCTCCGCACCGACCGGTGTGGCGCCGTCGACGGGCACGGCGGTCCAGCCGAGCCCCCCTGCCTTCCAGCCCTGGCTGGAGCAGCACCTGACCGGGGTGCCCGCCGACACCGTCCTGCGCGTGATGGTGCGCGGCACGTCGATCGACGCCGCCGTCGCCGCGACCGAGGCCGTCGGCCTGCAGGTCCAGCAGCGCTGGGCCCTGGTGGACATCGCCGTCGGCGTCGGCACCCCGGTGCAGGTGCAGGCGCTGCGGGAGCAGCCCGGCGTGCTGTACGTCGAGGGCGACACGCCGCTGTCCTACGACCTGCAGACCGCGCACGCCGCTACCCGCGCGGACGAGGCGTTCACCACCTACACGGCTCCGGACGGCAGCCCCGTCGACGGCACCGGCGTCACCATCGCCGTCATCGACTCCGGCATCGACGGCACCCACCCGTTCTTCGGCGAGGACGGCCGCAGCAAGGTCGTGCAGAACCGCAAGAACGCCTGCGGCATCACGTTCGTCCCGAGCACGAACAGCACCTGCTTCCAGCAGGTGCCCAGCAACGACACGGACACGATCTCGGTCGGCGGCCACGGGACCCACGTCGCGGGCATCGCGGCCGGCACGCCGGTCGCCACCACCTCGCCCGCGGGCACCGAGCTGCGCGGCTCCGGCTCGGGCGCCACGCTCGTCGGGCTGTCGGTCGGTGCCGCCATCGGCCTGCTGGACGCGGCGGCCGCGCAGAACTGGGTGCTGGAGCATCAGCAGAACCCCTGCCGGCCCGCGGCCGACCAGACCCCCTCCGACGTCGACCCGGACTGCCCTCCGATCCGCGTGACCAACCACTCCTACGGCCCGGCCACGCCGCGCGAGGGTGGCAACACCTTCGACGAGAACAGCGCCGCGGTGCAGATCCAGCGGGCGCTCGTCGACAAGGGCGTCGTCGCGGTCTGGGCGGCCGGCAACTCCGGCGGCGACGGGAAGATCGCGACCACCAACCCGCCGGCCATGGACCCCACCGGTGGCGTCCTCATGGTCGCCAGCTACGACGACGGCCAGACGGGCGACCCGGACAACGCACTGTCGGGCTTCAGCTCCCGCGGCGCGGCCGGCAAGCACGAGACCTACCCCGACCTGGCCGCGCCGGGCGACAAGATCACCTCGGCCTGTCGCCGCTCGCTGGTGATCTGCCAGGGCGCGCCGTCGTTCGACGGGGGCGACTACCAGACCATCAGCGGGACGTCGATGGCCTCGCCGTACGTCGCGGGTGTCGTCGCCCAGCTGCTCGAGGCGGACCCTGCCCTGACGCCGGCCGAGGTCGAGGACATCCTCGAGGACTCCGCCCACAAGTTCACCGCCGGAGCGCCGTACGAGAGCGACCCGCGCGACCCCGACGGCACCACCACCTCCTTCGACAAGGGCCACGGCCTGGTGGACGTGCTCGCCGCCGTCGGCGCCGTCCAGGGCGCGGAGGTGGCCGAGCAGGAGCCGGCCGCCCCGCTGGAGCCGCGCTGCGGCGACGGCACCGCGCTGGTGGCCGACCCGGCCGGCGACGCGGCCGCCCCGGTGACCGGCATCCCCGCCCCGGGCCAGGACCTCACCCAGCTCGACTTCGCCGCCGTCGAGGGCGGCCTGGCCGTCACCGCCGTCTATGCCGACCTGTCCGTGACCCCGGTCGCCGGCAGCACCACGACCAACCACTACGTCACGTGGGTGAGCAGCGACGGCGTGCGCTACGCGGTCTGGCACAACGAGCCGGGCGGGAACTACGTGGTCGGCGAGTTCGACGCGACGCGCAACCGGCTGGTCGCCGGCACGACGGCCCCGGTGGAGGGCACCTTCACCGCGGGCAAGGGCGGCACGATCTCCTGGATCGTCCCGCTCGAGCTGGTCGGCAGCCCGGCCATCCCGGTCGACCAGACGACCGACCCGGACGCCGTGCCCGCCGTGAGCGACTCCTACGGCCTGGTCACCGCCGGCCTGGGCGCGTTCGGCAGCGGGCTGGTCTACGTCGCGGCGGTCGACCGCGCGCCCGACGGCGGCGCCACCCCCGCGTGGTCGGTCTGCAACAGCGACCCCGTCCTCGACGGGTCCGACGAGGAGCCGCCGGCGCAGGAGTGCACCCGGCCCAACGGCAAGCCGTGCAAGGGCAAGGGCAAGAACCCCGGCAACCGCTAGGCGCCCATCCCCCGAGACTGAGCGCGCTGCAGGCTCTTGCCCTCCGTCGTCACGGTCGGCGCCACCATGACCTCGACCTTCTGGAACTCCTTGATCGAGCTGTAGCCGGTCATGGCCATCGCCCGGCGCAGCCCGCCGAACAGGTTGGTGGTGCCCTCGTCGGTGCGCGCCGGGCCGACCAGCACCTCCTCCATCGTGCCGACCGGCTGCAGGCTCACCCGGGTGCCGCGCGGGAGCTCGGGATGGTAGGAGCCGTGCCCCCAGTGCCAGCCGCGACCGGGCGCATCGCTCGCGCGCGCGAGCGGGCTGCCCATCATCACGGCGTCGGCGCCGCAGGCGATCGCCTTGGCGACGTCACCGCCTGTCCGCATGCCGCCGTCGGCGATGACGTGGACGTAGCGGCCGCCGGACTCGTCGAGGTAGTCACGGCGGGCGCCGGCCGCGTCGGCGACGGAGGTCGCCATCGGCACCCCGAGGCCGAGCACGCCGCGGGTGGTGTTCGCCTGACCCGAGCCGACACCGACGAGGATCCCGGCGGCTCCGGTCCGCATCAGGTGCAGCGCCGACTGGTAGGTGGCGCAGCCGCCGACCAGCACCGGCACGTCGAGGTCGGCGATGAAGCGCTTGAGGTTCAGCGGCTCCGAGCGTGAGGAGACGTGCTCGGCCGACACGACCGTGCCCTGGATGACGAACAGGTCGACGCCGCTGTCGAGCACCGTCTGCGCGAACTGCACGGTGCGCTGCGGCGTGAGCGAGGCCGCCGCCGTGACGCCGGCCTCGCGGATCTGCTTGACCCGCGCCGTGATCAGGTCGGGCTTGATCGGCTCGGCGTAGATCTCCTGCATCCGTGTCGTCGCCCGCTCCTCGGGCAGCGACGCGATCTCGGCCAGCAGCGGCTCCGGCTCGTCGTACCGCGTCCACAGACCCTCGAGGTTCAACACCCCGAGGCCGCCGAGCTCGCCGATCCGGATAGCCGTGGCGGGCGACACGACGCCGTCCATCGCGCTGGCGACCAGCGGCAGCTCAAAGCGGTAGGCGTCGATCTCCCACGCGAGCGAGACATCCTCGGGGTCACGCGTGCGGCGCGAGGGGACGATCGCGATCTCGTCGAAGCCGTACGCCCGGCGGCCGCTCTTGCCGATCCCGATCTCGATCTCGGCCATCAGCTCCGGCTCCCGTAGTTCGGGGCCTCGACGGTCATCTGGATGTCGTGCGGGTGGCTCTCCTTCAGCCCGGCGGCGGTGATCCGCACGAGCTGCGCGTCCTGGAGCGCGCCGATCGTGGCGGCACCGCAGTAGCCCATGCCCGCCCGCAGGCCGCCGACCAGCTGGTGCGCCACCGAGGCGAGCTGACCGCGGTAGGGCACCTGGCCCTCGATCCCCTCGGGCACGAGCTTCTCGTCGGACAGCACGTCGTGCTGGAAGTACCGATCCTTGCTGTACGACTGGCCCTGCCCGCGTGAGCGCATCGCACCGAGGGAACCCATCCCGCGGTAGCTCTTGTACTGCTTGCCGTTGACGAACACCGTCTCGCCGGGGCTCTCCTCGACGCCGGCGAGCAGGCTGCCGAGCATGACCGTGTCGGCGCCGCAGGCGATCGCCTTGGCGATGTCGCCGGAGTACTGCAGCCCGCCGTCGCCGATCACCGGCACGCCCGCTGGGCGGGCCGCGCGGGCCGCCTCGAAGATCGCCGTGACCTGCGGGACGCCGACCCCGGCGACGACGCGGGTGGTGCAGATACTGTTGTGGACCACGACGTTGTCGGCGATGAAGCTGTGGCTGTCGTCGTCGATCTCGAGATCGTAGACAGGCAGCCGCATCCCGGGCCGAAGAGTTTCGAGGACCTTCACCGCGGCGTACTGGTCGAGGTGACGACGGTCGTGCGAGACGTTGAGCCGGGAGCGGTAGGACGGCGGGCAGTCCTTGTCGCTGACGCCGGGCAGCCCGCCCGCCGAGGCCGCGACCGGCTCGACGTTCGGGAGCGTCCCGTGCACGAGCAGACAGAGCACGCCGAACAACTCGACGAGAGCGCGGGAGGTGTTACGGAAGACCAGGCGCCCGCCCTGTTCGACGAAGCCGTCCGAGGCAATCAGCCCCTCGAGCAGACCGCGCAGGTAGTCCTGGTCGGTGCACATCCACTCCGCCGGCAGGTGCTTGTCGGTCTTCTTGCCGCAGCGCGCCAGCAGCCGAGCCCACTGGAGGGAATACAGGTGCAGGTGCCGGCACCCGCCCCTGACTCCGCCGTCGACAGGACGTACACCCGTGACCCGCGCGACGACGTCGCTCAGGCGCTCGGCGAGTTCCACCTCATGGGCGCCGAAGTACCACGAGACACGCCCGATGTCCGAGCGGCCGCTGCCGTTGACGAAAGCGTGGCCGTCGCCGAGGAACGTGCCGAGCAGGAACCCGAGATCCTCCGTCTGAGAAATGATGCGCTCGTAGCGGTCGAGCTGCCGCTGGGTACGGACGGCGTGGTCCGCCAAGCTGATCTCGAAGCCGTCCGGCAACTCGAACGCGACGTGGCGAGGGGTCAGCAGGACGTCTCGCCCGAGATCTCCGAGCTCCTTCCAGTCGAGCTCAGACTGGCCGCTCCTGGTCGGCTGGGCGAGCGCCTTGGCGTAGCCGCGGGAGCTGACGGTCGCGGGGCTCACGGAGGACAGGTCGCCGGTGTAGAAGCGGTGATCCGACGTCGCGAACGTCATGTCACCGGAGGCGACGTGGCGCAATCCCATGACCTCCCGCACCCCGGTGCACCAGCTTTTCAGGACTGTCGCGGGCTTGCCGTGCATGGTGATGACGCGGTCCCCCTCGACCACGTCCTCGATGCACTTGTAGGTCGCATCGGCCATCAGCACGCGCGTCCCGGCGGCAAAGCAGCCCGGCCCCACTCCC
It encodes:
- a CDS encoding GntR family transcriptional regulator, giving the protein MSFSVPLTRREAVLRQLRQEIVTGELKPGMLIKDAELAARLGVSITPVREAIAQLAAEGLIDIAPNRTRHVTGVSGKNALELIDVMMVLACAGFEWGVENVTETHLTLMRQRLEEFREGLRSDNVVAASAAGADFSTIVILAAGNRELQTHIDLVVARTLRVLALAADSELWNVWLVGYEETLERLEHDDKAAAIARYRQIYHDYRALVEQLLFHNEEAE
- a CDS encoding DNA cytosine methyltransferase encodes the protein MVDGDTLSLFSGAGGLDLGVEQAGFSVAAALEINADAADTMEKNFPHLASVVRDDIMCVSTRDLLRRAGFGGRERPRLLIGGPPCTPFSKSGFWLDWKRAGLDPKASLLQAYTRVLAEARPEAFLLENVYALTYNNRQSGPAFQRLLREVDEAGYRSTWSVLNAADFGVPQARPRLVLVGVPKGRPLPELPTPTHGGRWERRRIGHATNPHVSTGEALADLDAPAEPEEAVTGRYGHLLADIPPGGNYLHYTEKRGHLQPQFEWRSRYWSFLLKLDPQRPSPTIQAQPGPYVGPFHWENRRLRVPELRRLFGFPDDFTFVGSRTSVQAQLGNSVPPPLGRFVAEAIAAVL
- the guaA gene encoding glutamine-hydrolyzing GMP synthase produces the protein MNPPPAADADTVLVVDFGAQYAQLIARRVRECHVYSEVVPHTITADEIRARAPKAVILSGGPSSVYAEGAPQLSAGFFDTGVPTFGICYGFQAMAASLGGTVAQTGTAEFGRTALAVVDPGVLFSGLPGDQAVWMSHNDAVAQAPEGFRVTASTPQTPVAAFEDVARGLYGVQFHPEVLHSEHGQEVLKRFLLEGAGCRPTWTMVNIVEDQVERIREQVGDKRVVCGLSGGVDSAVAAALVQRAVGDQLTCVFVDHGLLRKGEAEQVEQDFVAATGVDLHVVEASKTFLEALAGVTDPETKRKTIGREFIRAFEAAAREISADEPVEFLVQGTLYPDVVESGGAISGDASGAANIKSHHNVGGLPEDLQFSLVEPLRTLFKDEVRKVGIELGLPEAIVWRQPFPGPGLGIRIIGEVTQERLDLLRQADAIAREELTAAGLDRDVWQCPVVLLADVRSVGVQGDGRTYGHPVVLRPVSSEDAMTADWSRIPYDVLATISTRITNEVREVNRVVLDVTSKPPGTIEWE
- a CDS encoding S8 family serine peptidase; its protein translation is MRLTRRATLLSVAALLASPALVHASAPTGVAPSTGTAVQPSPPAFQPWLEQHLTGVPADTVLRVMVRGTSIDAAVAATEAVGLQVQQRWALVDIAVGVGTPVQVQALREQPGVLYVEGDTPLSYDLQTAHAATRADEAFTTYTAPDGSPVDGTGVTIAVIDSGIDGTHPFFGEDGRSKVVQNRKNACGITFVPSTNSTCFQQVPSNDTDTISVGGHGTHVAGIAAGTPVATTSPAGTELRGSGSGATLVGLSVGAAIGLLDAAAAQNWVLEHQQNPCRPAADQTPSDVDPDCPPIRVTNHSYGPATPREGGNTFDENSAAVQIQRALVDKGVVAVWAAGNSGGDGKIATTNPPAMDPTGGVLMVASYDDGQTGDPDNALSGFSSRGAAGKHETYPDLAAPGDKITSACRRSLVICQGAPSFDGGDYQTISGTSMASPYVAGVVAQLLEADPALTPAEVEDILEDSAHKFTAGAPYESDPRDPDGTTTSFDKGHGLVDVLAAVGAVQGAEVAEQEPAAPLEPRCGDGTALVADPAGDAAAPVTGIPAPGQDLTQLDFAAVEGGLAVTAVYADLSVTPVAGSTTTNHYVTWVSSDGVRYAVWHNEPGGNYVVGEFDATRNRLVAGTTAPVEGTFTAGKGGTISWIVPLELVGSPAIPVDQTTDPDAVPAVSDSYGLVTAGLGAFGSGLVYVAAVDRAPDGGATPAWSVCNSDPVLDGSDEEPPAQECTRPNGKPCKGKGKNPGNR
- a CDS encoding GuaB3 family IMP dehydrogenase-related protein — translated: MMAEIEIGIGKSGRRAYGFDEIAIVPSRRTRDPEDVSLAWEIDAYRFELPLVASAMDGVVSPATAIRIGELGGLGVLNLEGLWTRYDEPEPLLAEIASLPEERATTRMQEIYAEPIKPDLITARVKQIREAGVTAAASLTPQRTVQFAQTVLDSGVDLFVIQGTVVSAEHVSSRSEPLNLKRFIADLDVPVLVGGCATYQSALHLMRTGAAGILVGVGSGQANTTRGVLGLGVPMATSVADAAGARRDYLDESGGRYVHVIADGGMRTGGDVAKAIACGADAVMMGSPLARASDAPGRGWHWGHGSYHPELPRGTRVSLQPVGTMEEVLVGPARTDEGTTNLFGGLRRAMAMTGYSSIKEFQKVEVMVAPTVTTEGKSLQRAQSRGMGA
- a CDS encoding IMP dehydrogenase, which translates into the protein MIPSEEPAAADRDAYDAKFPMLGLTFDDVLLLPAASDVIPSEADTTTRLSRGITLRTPLLSSAMDTVTEARMAIAMARQGGVGVLHRNLSIEDQATQVDLVKRSEAGMVTNPVTCSPDDTLLDVDRLCGRYRISGLPVVDGTGVLLGIVTNRDTRFETDQSRRVTEVMTPMPLVTAREGVSGPDALALLQKNKIEKLPLVDGAGRLRGLITVKDYVKRDQYPLATKDADGRLVVAAAVGVGDEAFKRAMALVEAGVDAVVVDTAHGHAKAVADMVARVKTSAAGVDVIGGNIASRAAAQALIDAGVDAVKVGVGPGCFAAGTRVLMADATYKCIEDVVEGDRVITMHGKPATVLKSWCTGVREVMGLRHVASGDMTFATSDHRFYTGDLSSVSPATVSSRGYAKALAQPTRSGQSELDWKELGDLGRDVLLTPRHVAFELPDGFEISLADHAVRTQRQLDRYERIISQTEDLGFLLGTFLGDGHAFVNGSGRSDIGRVSWYFGAHEVELAERLSDVVARVTGVRPVDGGVRGGCRHLHLYSLQWARLLARCGKKTDKHLPAEWMCTDQDYLRGLLEGLIASDGFVEQGGRLVFRNTSRALVELFGVLCLLVHGTLPNVEPVAASAGGLPGVSDKDCPPSYRSRLNVSHDRRHLDQYAAVKVLETLRPGMRLPVYDLEIDDDSHSFIADNVVVHNSICTTRVVAGVGVPQVTAIFEAARAARPAGVPVIGDGGLQYSGDIAKAIACGADTVMLGSLLAGVEESPGETVFVNGKQYKSYRGMGSLGAMRSRGQGQSYSKDRYFQHDVLSDEKLVPEGIEGQVPYRGQLASVAHQLVGGLRAGMGYCGAATIGALQDAQLVRITAAGLKESHPHDIQMTVEAPNYGSRS